The Lysobacter sp. genome includes a window with the following:
- a CDS encoding DUF423 domain-containing protein — translation MKPRSSHRALAAAGALLAGAGVALSAYAAHGAEGADRANLQSAALFALVHGVALAALSRQTPHRLGMAALSVLVIGVLLFSGSLVAAHFFAAPTRLAPLGGSLLILGWLLYAVDAFRR, via the coding sequence ATGAAACCACGCTCCTCGCATCGTGCGCTCGCCGCCGCTGGCGCACTGCTCGCGGGCGCGGGCGTGGCCCTGTCGGCTTACGCTGCGCATGGCGCCGAGGGCGCTGACCGCGCCAATCTCCAGTCCGCTGCGCTGTTCGCGCTGGTGCATGGCGTCGCGCTGGCGGCGCTGTCGCGGCAGACGCCGCATCGTCTCGGCATGGCCGCGCTGTCGGTGCTGGTGATCGGCGTACTGTTGTTTTCGGGCTCGCTGGTGGCGGCGCACTTCTTCGCTGCACCGACCCGGCTCGCGCCGCTGGGCGGTTCGCTGCTGATCCTCGGCTGGCTGCTGTATGCCGTCGATGCGTTTCGACGTTGA
- a CDS encoding sensor histidine kinase, with product MFTRMNHSRLLRYAGLFTWGMVGVPLLLLSLQAVEGGDEAVGPLSWQGWTAWGVFGVCYAWLTRGLGSRRIVLLDHGVLLLLTASAVAVSYYNESGLGSILLTVVAYLLPWLLPVLVGVAWMVISQIAIVPVFIAMGIPPVEAVMLSLLYAAFSSFIFVTSLVARQQAQAREEQRRLNAELRATRALLAESVRVNERTRISRELHDLLGHHLTALSLNLEVAIHLADGKAQEHVSQAHTLAKLLLSDVREAVSRIRDSDAIDMAATLLPLADNVPGLHIDMRLPTPFLIDDAERAHVLLRCTQEIVTNVVRHAQATTLELHYRWCGDGIQLQARDDGRGADSPVAGNGLRGMRERLAAFGGQVEIDTRPGSGFHLTLLLPVIQAPGRMGLPLELPQVVVPMGQPPVSEAAA from the coding sequence ATGTTCACGCGCATGAACCACAGCCGTTTGCTGCGTTACGCAGGCCTCTTCACCTGGGGCATGGTCGGCGTGCCGCTGCTTTTGCTGTCGCTGCAGGCGGTGGAGGGCGGCGACGAGGCGGTCGGGCCGCTGTCCTGGCAAGGGTGGACGGCCTGGGGCGTGTTCGGCGTGTGCTATGCCTGGTTGACGCGGGGGCTGGGCAGTCGCCGGATCGTCCTGCTGGACCATGGCGTGCTGTTGCTGCTCACCGCCAGCGCGGTCGCGGTCAGTTACTACAACGAAAGCGGGCTCGGCAGCATTCTGTTGACCGTGGTCGCCTATCTGCTGCCCTGGCTGTTGCCGGTACTGGTCGGTGTGGCCTGGATGGTGATCAGCCAGATCGCGATCGTGCCGGTGTTCATCGCGATGGGCATCCCGCCGGTCGAGGCGGTCATGCTTTCGCTGCTGTACGCGGCGTTTTCCAGCTTCATCTTCGTGACCAGCCTGGTCGCCCGCCAGCAGGCGCAGGCCCGGGAAGAGCAGCGTCGACTGAATGCGGAACTCCGCGCCACGCGCGCGCTGCTTGCGGAGAGCGTCCGGGTCAATGAGCGTACCCGCATTTCCCGCGAACTCCACGATTTGCTGGGCCATCATCTGACAGCCCTCAGCCTGAATCTGGAGGTCGCGATCCACCTGGCCGACGGCAAGGCCCAGGAGCATGTATCCCAGGCCCATACGCTGGCCAAACTGTTGCTCAGCGATGTTCGCGAGGCGGTCAGCCGGATCCGCGACAGCGATGCCATCGACATGGCCGCGACCTTGCTCCCGCTGGCCGACAACGTTCCCGGATTGCATATCGATATGCGATTGCCGACGCCATTCCTGATCGACGACGCCGAGCGCGCCCACGTATTGCTGCGCTGCACACAGGAAATCGTCACCAATGTGGTTCGGCACGCGCAGGCGACCACGCTGGAGCTGCATTACCGCTGGTGCGGCGATGGCATCCAGCTGCAGGCCCGCGACGACGGCCGGGGTGCCGATAGCCCGGTGGCCGGCAATGGTCTGCGCGGGATGCGCGAACGGTTGGCGGCATTTGGCGGTCAGGTCGAGATCGACACCCGGCCGGGCAGCGGCTTCCATCTGACCCTCTTGCTGCCGGTGATCCAGGCGCCCGGCCGGATGGGTCTGCCGCTGGAGCTTCCGCAGGTGGTGGTGCCGATGGGCCAGCCGCCGGTCAGCGAGGCGGCTGCTTGA
- a CDS encoding DUF4177 domain-containing protein, with protein sequence MSAHWTYKVIDVKTKGMRMMLNADDVQEVLNQQGMQGWELVDVIQLAMNRATLYFKKPK encoded by the coding sequence GTGAGCGCGCACTGGACGTACAAAGTGATCGATGTGAAAACCAAGGGCATGCGCATGATGCTCAATGCCGATGATGTCCAGGAAGTGCTGAATCAGCAGGGGATGCAGGGCTGGGAGCTGGTCGACGTGATCCAGTTGGCCATGAACCGGGCAACGCTGTATTTCAAGAAACCCAAATGA
- the minC gene encoding septum site-determining protein MinC — translation MSAAPTANYELAGDLKIGQVGIANLRVRTLDVERLGAEMRDRVARAPKLFERAAVIVDFGGLPGTPDVATARALLVALRDAGVIPVALAWGSGENERLAVELGLPLLAKFRAQYEPAADASVGGASAPTVGAEAPPTKKAAPATAAPVVKPAADIGMVHTAPIRSGQQIYADQRDLTVLGTVGAGAEVIADGSIHIYGALRGRALAGARDNDKARIFCREFHAELVAIAGHYKVMEDLPAELRGKAVQVWLDNEQIHIAALA, via the coding sequence ATGAGCGCGGCACCGACCGCGAACTACGAATTGGCCGGCGATCTGAAGATCGGCCAGGTCGGCATCGCCAACCTGCGCGTACGCACGCTCGATGTCGAACGTCTCGGCGCGGAAATGCGCGACCGCGTCGCACGCGCGCCGAAACTGTTCGAGCGCGCGGCGGTGATCGTCGATTTCGGCGGATTGCCCGGAACGCCCGATGTGGCGACCGCGCGCGCACTGCTCGTCGCACTGCGCGATGCGGGCGTGATTCCGGTCGCACTGGCCTGGGGCAGCGGCGAGAACGAGCGTCTGGCGGTCGAACTGGGTTTGCCGCTGTTGGCGAAATTCCGTGCGCAATACGAGCCCGCAGCCGATGCCTCTGTGGGAGGGGCTTCAGCCCCGACCGTCGGGGCTGAAGCCCCTCCCACAAAAAAAGCCGCACCTGCAACTGCCGCACCGGTCGTCAAACCCGCCGCCGACATCGGCATGGTCCACACCGCGCCGATCCGCTCCGGCCAGCAGATCTACGCCGATCAGCGCGATCTGACCGTGCTCGGCACCGTCGGTGCCGGCGCCGAAGTGATCGCCGACGGCTCGATCCACATCTACGGCGCGCTGCGCGGGCGTGCGCTCGCCGGCGCGCGCGACAACGACAAGGCCCGCATCTTCTGCCGCGAGTTCCACGCCGAACTCGTCGCGATCGCGGGGCACTACAAGGTCATGGAGGATCTTCCGGCCGAACTGCGCGGCAAGGCCGTGCAGGTGTGGCTGGACAACGAACAGATCCATATCGCCGCGCTTGCCTGA
- a CDS encoding GNAT family N-acetyltransferase — protein sequence MSIVIRDVREHELDSVLALNNAAGPTILPFDPPRLRHFFDTAEYFRVAERSGTFVGFMIGVGNHADHDSSNFRWFAERYPDFFYIDRIVVASRRRGGGVGRAFYADAQSYAELRYPQLACEVFLDAGSDPSRADPALLFHGSFGFREVGQQLMAETGLRTSMLMKELCSYPWVRDTYGAHLPNVPWLAAPRIDLQPPLATGTGA from the coding sequence ATGTCGATTGTCATCCGCGACGTGCGCGAGCACGAGCTGGATTCCGTCCTTGCCCTGAACAATGCCGCCGGCCCCACGATCCTGCCTTTCGACCCGCCCCGCCTGCGTCATTTCTTCGACACCGCCGAATACTTCCGCGTGGCGGAGCGCAGCGGCACCTTCGTCGGCTTCATGATCGGTGTGGGCAACCATGCGGACCACGACAGCAGCAACTTCCGCTGGTTCGCCGAACGCTACCCGGATTTCTTCTATATCGACCGCATCGTGGTCGCCAGCCGCCGCCGCGGCGGTGGCGTGGGCCGCGCGTTCTACGCCGATGCCCAGAGCTACGCCGAGCTGCGCTACCCGCAACTGGCCTGCGAAGTCTTCCTCGATGCCGGCAGCGACCCCTCGCGCGCCGATCCCGCCCTGCTGTTCCACGGCAGCTTCGGCTTCCGCGAGGTCGGCCAGCAGCTGATGGCCGAAACCGGCCTGCGCACGTCGATGCTGATGAAAGAACTCTGCAGCTATCCCTGGGTGCGCGATACCTACGGCGCGCACCTGCCGAACGTGCCGTGGCTGGCCGCGCCGCGGATCGATCTGCAGCCGCCGCTCGCCACCGGAACCGGCGCATGA
- a CDS encoding acyltransferase, producing MTPTIESAWASGRNNFNLIRLIAAWLVIYSHSWAITGSAGVDAIGALTHIKSGGALAVDAFFLISGFLVAASFQRNPLREFLLARALRIYPALIVCVLLSVCALGPLLTTAPDYWGDAKTWRYLWANASLWRAEFWLPGVFDALPRTAVNGSLWTLPIEGRLYLALVAAGLTGMLAPKRYLPAWTLAIAVACALAYLRAPLPEHLLNLLWVTGFFITGTLCWVYRQRIPLSIWPLLALLAAALAVRGTWWFGLAYAPLLAYATLYIALIPKLPAIAKNDLSYGLYLYGWPMQQLAFLAGATTAPGNTAAATVLALICAALSWFLIEQPALVWKQHLLKNRRLLKRVAAPADASR from the coding sequence ATGACGCCGACGATCGAGTCGGCCTGGGCATCCGGCCGCAACAATTTCAATCTGATCCGGCTGATCGCCGCATGGCTGGTGATCTACAGCCACAGCTGGGCGATCACCGGCAGCGCCGGTGTCGATGCCATCGGCGCGCTCACGCATATCAAATCAGGCGGCGCACTGGCGGTGGACGCGTTCTTCCTGATCAGCGGCTTTCTGGTCGCGGCCAGTTTCCAGCGCAACCCGCTGCGCGAATTCCTGCTGGCGCGCGCGCTGCGCATCTATCCCGCGCTGATCGTCTGCGTTCTGTTGAGCGTCTGCGCGCTGGGGCCGCTGCTCACCACCGCACCCGACTACTGGGGCGATGCGAAAACGTGGCGCTATCTGTGGGCGAACGCCAGTCTGTGGCGTGCGGAGTTCTGGCTGCCCGGCGTATTCGACGCGCTGCCCCGAACCGCCGTGAACGGATCGCTGTGGACGCTGCCGATCGAGGGTCGCCTCTATCTCGCCCTGGTGGCCGCAGGGCTGACCGGCATGCTCGCGCCGAAGCGCTATCTGCCGGCCTGGACGCTGGCGATCGCGGTTGCATGCGCTTTGGCCTACCTGCGTGCGCCGTTGCCCGAACACCTGCTCAATCTGCTGTGGGTGACCGGGTTCTTCATCACCGGCACGCTGTGCTGGGTGTATCGCCAGCGCATTCCGCTGTCGATCTGGCCATTGCTGGCATTGCTGGCCGCAGCGTTGGCAGTGCGCGGCACATGGTGGTTCGGACTGGCATATGCGCCGTTGCTCGCCTACGCCACGCTCTACATCGCGCTGATACCGAAATTGCCGGCGATCGCGAAAAACGATCTTTCGTATGGCCTGTATCTCTACGGTTGGCCGATGCAGCAGCTCGCATTCCTCGCCGGTGCCACCACCGCTCCGGGCAACACCGCTGCCGCGACCGTGCTCGCGCTGATCTGCGCTGCGCTGTCGTGGTTCCTGATCGAACAACCGGCGCTGGTCTGGAAACAGCATCTGCTCAAAAACCGGCGCCTGCTCAAACGCGTTGCAGCGCCCGCCGACGCGAGCCGCTGA
- a CDS encoding SPFH domain-containing protein — MKENPFPSIPGIPVLLVLLAAIAVGVFAVIGGAASASPWILILGVLIGIAAFFLLFGLYKIEPNQAAVLNLFGKYVGTVKDGGLRWSSPFYGKKKVSLRVRNFESSKLKVNELDGSPIEIAAVIVWQVVDSAEAVYNVDDYESFVHIQSESAVRTMATSYPYDQHEDGQFALRSHAAEVSKHLMEELQDRLADAGVTVLDARISHLAYAPEIAQAMLQRQQANAIIAARTRIVAGAVGMVEMALEALQKNGVVHLDEERKAQMVSNLLVVLCGERATQPVINAGTLY; from the coding sequence ATGAAAGAGAATCCCTTCCCCTCGATCCCGGGCATCCCGGTCCTGCTGGTCCTGCTGGCGGCCATCGCTGTCGGTGTGTTTGCGGTGATCGGCGGTGCCGCGAGCGCATCGCCGTGGATCCTGATCCTCGGTGTGCTGATCGGCATTGCCGCATTTTTCCTGCTCTTCGGCCTGTACAAGATCGAGCCCAACCAGGCGGCGGTGCTGAACCTGTTCGGCAAATACGTCGGCACCGTGAAGGACGGCGGCCTGCGCTGGAGCAGCCCCTTCTACGGCAAGAAGAAAGTCTCGCTGCGCGTACGCAACTTCGAGAGCAGCAAGCTCAAGGTCAACGAACTGGACGGCAGCCCGATCGAGATCGCCGCCGTCATCGTCTGGCAGGTCGTGGACAGCGCCGAGGCGGTCTACAACGTCGACGACTACGAAAGCTTCGTGCACATCCAGTCGGAATCGGCGGTGCGCACGATGGCCACCAGCTATCCCTACGACCAGCACGAGGACGGCCAGTTCGCGCTGCGCAGCCACGCCGCCGAGGTGTCGAAGCACTTGATGGAAGAACTTCAGGACCGCCTCGCCGACGCCGGCGTCACCGTCCTCGACGCGCGCATCAGCCATCTCGCCTACGCGCCCGAGATCGCCCAGGCGATGCTGCAGCGCCAGCAGGCCAACGCGATCATCGCCGCGCGTACGCGGATCGTCGCCGGCGCGGTGGGCATGGTCGAGATGGCGCTCGAAGCGCTGCAGAAGAACGGCGTGGTGCATCTGGACGAAGAGCGCAAGGCGCAGATGGTCAGCAACCTGCTGGTGGTGCTGTGCGGCGAGCGCGCCACGCAGCCGGTGATCAACGCCGGCACGCTGTACTGA
- a CDS encoding DNA-3-methyladenine glycosylase 2 family protein, whose amino-acid sequence MPRHARGFDTQAAYDHLARRDRKLGAWMKRIGAIDADPRWRKSFDPVDALARAILYQQLSGKAAATIVGRVETAIGSDRFHCDTLARCDDATIRACGVSGNKLLALRDLAMREGRGEIPALRQMSTMDNDAIVDALVPVRGIGRWTVEMMLMFRLGRADVLPIDDLGIRKGAQVVDKRDDMPAPKALAERGERWGPYRTYASFYLWRIADFGAQATSRTSAATKTKTKTPTKRSQD is encoded by the coding sequence ATGCCCAGACACGCCCGTGGATTCGACACCCAGGCCGCTTACGATCATCTGGCCAGGCGCGACCGAAAACTCGGCGCTTGGATGAAACGCATCGGCGCGATCGACGCCGACCCGCGCTGGCGCAAATCCTTCGATCCGGTCGATGCGCTGGCGCGGGCGATTCTCTATCAGCAGCTCAGCGGCAAGGCGGCGGCGACGATCGTCGGCCGGGTCGAAACCGCGATCGGCAGCGACCGCTTCCATTGCGACACGCTGGCGCGCTGCGACGACGCCACGATCCGCGCCTGCGGCGTGTCCGGCAACAAATTGCTGGCATTGCGCGACCTCGCGATGCGCGAGGGACGCGGCGAAATTCCGGCGCTGCGGCAGATGTCGACGATGGACAACGACGCCATCGTCGATGCGCTGGTGCCGGTGCGCGGGATCGGCCGCTGGACGGTCGAGATGATGCTGATGTTCCGTCTCGGCCGCGCCGATGTGTTGCCGATCGACGACCTGGGGATCCGCAAGGGCGCGCAGGTCGTCGACAAGCGCGACGATATGCCGGCGCCGAAAGCGCTGGCCGAACGCGGCGAACGGTGGGGCCCGTATCGCACCTATGCCAGTTTCTATCTGTGGCGGATCGCCGATTTCGGCGCGCAGGCGACATCCAGAACGTCAGCGGCAACGAAAACGAAAACGAAAACGCCGACCAAACGCTCGCAGGATTGA
- a CDS encoding polyketide cyclase — translation MTRLIEILISLAIVAALFLIVGLVLPSSRYLVERVETNRKLSIVYDTLNNFSRFKDWNATPLRDPKMETRISGPASGVGAEFHYDSKNDAVGSGSWKIVESVPNELVAISIENDRMGTDKRTEFKLKPTGNNNRNVEIAQSYKVNYGWNLFGRYAGLYVRSHVGDDMKFGLAKLTNMLASIPNIDYAVYGEKLTGLSVAQIPAEHLLFVPAGTLEFDDPVIEKSMRANMEWINRTMASSGLVATGPMRIITSEQGRETYTFDVALPVRKASDAEGAAVTGELTGLSLQGPVKYQLLPARRAVTGKFIGYIRELENVRNALRAWSAPRGFEITDRPYEVYDSGIDGAFKEDGQFTAYWTIK, via the coding sequence ATGACCCGTCTGATCGAGATTCTGATTTCCCTGGCGATCGTTGCCGCGCTGTTCCTCATCGTCGGCCTCGTGCTGCCCTCCAGCCGATATCTGGTCGAGCGGGTCGAAACGAACCGCAAGTTGAGCATCGTGTACGACACGCTGAACAATTTCAGCCGCTTCAAGGATTGGAACGCGACTCCGCTCCGCGACCCGAAGATGGAAACCCGGATCTCCGGTCCGGCTTCCGGCGTCGGCGCCGAATTCCACTACGACTCCAAGAACGACGCAGTGGGCAGCGGCAGTTGGAAGATCGTCGAAAGCGTGCCGAACGAACTGGTCGCGATCAGCATCGAAAACGATCGCATGGGTACGGACAAGCGCACCGAATTCAAGCTCAAGCCGACCGGCAACAACAATCGCAACGTCGAAATCGCGCAGAGCTACAAGGTCAACTACGGTTGGAATCTCTTCGGTCGTTATGCCGGCCTGTACGTGCGCAGCCACGTCGGCGACGACATGAAGTTCGGCCTGGCCAAGCTCACCAACATGCTCGCGTCGATCCCGAACATCGATTACGCGGTCTACGGCGAGAAGCTCACCGGCCTGTCCGTCGCCCAGATTCCGGCCGAGCACCTGCTGTTCGTGCCCGCCGGTACGCTCGAATTCGACGATCCGGTGATCGAGAAGTCCATGCGCGCCAACATGGAATGGATCAACCGCACGATGGCCTCCAGTGGCCTGGTTGCCACCGGTCCGATGCGCATCATCACCAGCGAGCAGGGCCGCGAAACCTATACGTTCGACGTCGCGCTGCCGGTGCGCAAGGCTTCCGATGCCGAAGGCGCCGCCGTCACCGGCGAACTGACCGGCCTCAGCCTGCAGGGCCCGGTGAAATACCAGCTGTTGCCGGCACGCCGTGCGGTCACCGGCAAATTCATCGGCTACATCCGCGAACTCGAGAACGTCCGCAACGCGCTCCGCGCCTGGTCGGCGCCGCGCGGGTTCGAAATCACCGACCGTCCGTACGAGGTCTACGACAGCGGCATCGACGGCGCATTCAAGGAAGACGGCCAGTTCACCGCGTACTGGACGATCAAGTAA
- a CDS encoding Arc family DNA binding domain-containing protein — MSEKKAYPLRINAEVLSAAQRWADDELRSLNAQIEYLLRDALRKAGRLPDKTVPKTEDET, encoded by the coding sequence ATGTCAGAGAAGAAAGCCTATCCGCTGCGCATCAACGCCGAAGTCCTGTCGGCGGCGCAGCGGTGGGCCGACGATGAGCTGCGCAGTCTCAATGCACAGATCGAATACCTGCTGCGCGACGCCCTGCGCAAGGCTGGGCGGCTGCCCGACAAGACCGTACCCAAGACCGAGGATGAGACGTGA
- a CDS encoding alpha/beta fold hydrolase: protein MVLVHGSGPQDRDSTIGPNRPLLDIARGLAERGVAVLRYEKRTKAHPQEFADGGSIDLETTDDAVRAVALLREQAGIDPKRVFVLGHSQGGMLAPRIAARDPRIAGLILLAAPSRPLLDILIEQNRRMAILNDGKTSDAESIAIQQLVDQVAAVRSGREIAAAQAPMGIAPAYWRSVDAVDQISEARAIAQPLLFLQGARDIQVVDADWQGWRDAFHDSPRATFKLYETLNHLAIPGEGDGNLQEYQTPGHVDATLIADIAAWIAAQPPK, encoded by the coding sequence GTGGTGCTCGTCCACGGCTCCGGCCCGCAGGACCGCGACAGCACGATCGGCCCGAACCGGCCGCTCCTCGACATCGCCCGTGGACTCGCCGAACGCGGCGTTGCGGTACTGCGCTACGAAAAGCGTACCAAGGCCCATCCGCAGGAATTCGCCGACGGCGGCAGCATCGATCTGGAAACCACCGACGACGCGGTGCGCGCGGTCGCACTGCTGCGCGAACAAGCCGGCATCGATCCGAAACGCGTGTTCGTGCTCGGCCACAGCCAGGGTGGAATGCTGGCGCCGCGGATCGCTGCGCGCGACCCGCGGATCGCCGGGCTGATCCTGCTCGCGGCGCCATCGCGGCCCCTGCTCGACATCCTGATCGAACAGAACCGACGCATGGCCATCCTCAACGACGGCAAGACCAGCGATGCCGAAAGCATCGCGATCCAACAGCTGGTCGATCAGGTCGCTGCGGTGCGCAGCGGTCGCGAGATCGCTGCGGCGCAGGCACCGATGGGCATCGCGCCCGCGTATTGGCGCAGCGTCGACGCCGTCGATCAAATCTCGGAAGCGCGCGCGATCGCACAACCGCTGTTGTTCCTGCAGGGCGCGCGCGATATCCAGGTGGTCGACGCCGACTGGCAAGGCTGGCGCGACGCGTTCCACGACAGCCCGCGCGCGACGTTCAAGCTGTACGAAACGCTGAACCATCTCGCGATTCCCGGCGAAGGCGACGGCAATCTGCAGGAATACCAGACGCCCGGACACGTCGACGCCACGCTGATCGCCGACATCGCCGCGTGGATCGCTGCACAGCCGCCGAAGTAA
- a CDS encoding D-alanyl-D-alanine carboxypeptidase family protein produces MRPLPRILLNTARIEAWPAWLLAARSNRDARIVSTARWVLRRKRDGRYLVAELPQGWMALDPHWSRASGIDAALDAVDAPLPHVGVRDPGILPLHALHERLDALGLDADGYGKRIGLPLVAEPRWLAHAGFDRYRRPLWLHPRAARAWAGLRAAALRDGIVLEAISGYRSHDYQLGIFERKLARGIPVDGILTVNAAPGFSEHHSGRALDIGAPGEPPAEESFELTTAFAWLREHAGNHGFAMSYPRDNPHGIVYEPWHWRYSEPHPQEIHA; encoded by the coding sequence ATGCGTCCCCTGCCCCGCATCCTGCTCAACACCGCCCGGATCGAAGCCTGGCCAGCCTGGCTGCTCGCCGCACGCAGCAACCGCGATGCCCGCATCGTCTCCACGGCGCGCTGGGTGCTGCGGCGCAAACGCGACGGACGCTATCTCGTCGCAGAACTGCCGCAAGGCTGGATGGCGCTCGATCCGCACTGGAGCCGCGCATCGGGCATCGACGCCGCGCTCGATGCCGTGGACGCACCGTTGCCGCACGTTGGCGTGCGCGATCCGGGCATTCTGCCGCTGCATGCGCTGCATGAACGGCTGGACGCGTTGGGACTGGACGCCGACGGATACGGCAAACGCATCGGCCTGCCGCTGGTCGCCGAGCCGCGATGGTTGGCGCACGCCGGTTTCGATCGCTATCGCCGCCCGCTGTGGTTGCATCCCCGCGCCGCGCGCGCATGGGCCGGCCTGCGCGCCGCCGCGCTGCGCGACGGCATCGTGCTGGAGGCGATCTCCGGTTATCGCAGCCACGATTACCAACTCGGTATCTTCGAACGCAAGCTCGCACGCGGAATTCCGGTCGACGGGATTCTCACCGTCAACGCCGCGCCGGGCTTCAGCGAACATCACAGCGGCCGTGCGCTGGACATCGGTGCGCCCGGCGAGCCGCCAGCGGAAGAGTCCTTCGAGCTCACCACCGCGTTCGCATGGCTGCGCGAGCATGCCGGCAATCATGGCTTCGCGATGAGTTATCCGCGCGACAATCCGCACGGCATCGTCTACGAGCCCTGGCACTGGCGTTATTCCGAACCGCATCCGCAAGAGATCCACGCATGA
- a CDS encoding response regulator transcription factor, giving the protein MIRVCLVDDQTLVRQGIRSLLALAEGIEVVAEASDGRQAVELIPQINPDVVLMDMRMPAMSGLEALQALSKLNQLPPTIILTTFDDDQLVLAGMKAGAKGYLLKDVSLEQLVGAIQAVAGGGSLVQPAVTQRLLSGLEHMRNDFVSLDRPDPLTDRETEILRLMASGFSNKEIANSLGVAEGTIKNHVSNILSKLGVRDRTRAVLKAFELQLI; this is encoded by the coding sequence ATGATTCGCGTTTGTCTGGTCGACGATCAGACCCTGGTACGCCAGGGTATCCGCTCGCTCTTGGCGCTTGCCGAGGGTATCGAAGTCGTGGCCGAGGCGTCCGACGGCCGTCAGGCGGTCGAGTTGATCCCGCAGATCAATCCCGATGTCGTTCTGATGGACATGCGGATGCCGGCGATGTCCGGTCTCGAGGCGCTGCAGGCGCTCAGCAAGCTCAACCAGCTTCCGCCCACCATCATCCTGACCACCTTCGACGACGACCAGCTGGTGCTGGCCGGCATGAAGGCCGGGGCCAAGGGCTATCTGCTCAAGGACGTCTCGCTCGAGCAACTGGTGGGCGCGATCCAGGCGGTGGCTGGCGGCGGTTCGCTGGTCCAGCCGGCCGTCACGCAGCGGCTGCTCTCGGGCCTGGAGCACATGCGCAACGACTTCGTCAGCCTCGACCGCCCGGACCCGCTGACCGACCGCGAGACCGAAATCCTGCGCCTGATGGCCTCGGGCTTCTCCAACAAGGAGATCGCCAACTCGCTGGGCGTGGCCGAGGGCACCATCAAGAATCACGTGTCGAATATTCTGTCGAAGCTTGGCGTCCGGGACCGCACCCGCGCGGTGCTCAAAGCGTTCGAGCTGCAGCTGATCTGA